A window of the Chiloscyllium plagiosum isolate BGI_BamShark_2017 chromosome 13, ASM401019v2, whole genome shotgun sequence genome harbors these coding sequences:
- the LOC122555667 gene encoding succinate receptor 1-like, with amino-acid sequence MNNTCLDINPQLEKYYLPTMYAIEFLLGLVGNLSVIWGYLFCLKEWTSSNIYLFNLSVTDLTFICTLPMLVVYYAKGNKWVFGHLMCTLNRYILHANMYISILFLTCISIDRYLLVVSPVKLHHFQKKWNAVVICLSIWVFVTLELVPLFIFIDDHTINSTDNKSSFQCLDYASSGNPSQSLIYSMCLTVSGYLLPLCIMLFSYIQTARSLKKIMQQRTKVQVEKPLTLVILAIVIFLIFFTPYHIMRNVRIASRVENSTMSECSKLAVKALYTITRPIAFLNSITNPIFYFMLGDKFREQFFSKLRSIFLRKPEVTNQKEESSIRSTAET; translated from the coding sequence ATGAATAACACATGTTTGGACATCAATCCTCAACTGGAGAAGTATTACCTTCCAACCATGTATGCAATAGAGTTCCTTTTAGGACTGGTCGGCAACCTTTCTGTGATATGGGGCTACTTATTCTGTCTGAAGGAATGGACGTCCAGCAACATctaccttttcaatctttccGTCACCGACCTGACTTTCATTTGCACCCTTCCCATGCTCGTCGTCTACTATGCCAAAGGCAACAAGTGGGTTTTTGGTCACCTCATGTGTACATTAAATAGATACATCCTACACGCGAACATGTACATCAGCATCTTGTTTCTCACCTGCATCAGCATCGATCGGTACCTGCTGGTGGTGAGTCCAGTGAAGCTTCACCATTTTCAGAAAAAGTGGAACGCTGTTGTAATCTGTCTCAGCATTTGGGTTTTTGTAACACTGGAGTTGGTGCCTCTCTTCATTTTTATTGATGATCACACAATCAACAGCACAGATAATAAGTCCTCCTTCCAGTGTTTGGATTATGCCAGCTCAGGAAATCCCTCCCAGagtctgatttacagcatgtgCCTCACAGTTTCTGGTTATCTCTTACCGCTCTGCATCATGCTTTTCTCCTATATACAAACTGCACGCAGCCTTaagaaaataatgcaacagcGCACCAAGGTTCAGGTGGAAAAGCCGCTTACCTTGGTCATATTGGCCATTGTCATTTTCTTGATATTCTTTACTCCTTATCACATAATGCGCAATGTTCGTATTGCTTCCCGAGTGGAGAACAGCACCATGTCAGAGTGCAGCAAATTAGCTGTAAAGGCTCTGTACACTATCACAAGGCCCATAGCTTTCCTCAACTCCATTACAAACCCCATTTTCTACTTCATGTTGGGGGATAAGTTCAGGGAGCAGTTTTTCAGCAAGCTCAGAAGCATCTTCTTAAGAAAGCCTGAGGTAACCAATCAGAAAGAGGAAAGTTCCATCAGGTCGACTGCTGAGACCTGA